The Falco peregrinus isolate bFalPer1 chromosome 1, bFalPer1.pri, whole genome shotgun sequence genome has a window encoding:
- the MYMK gene encoding protein myomaker encodes MGSLVAKLLLPTISTLVFLPTISIAAKRRFHMEAMVYFFTMFFVAIYHACDGPGLSVLCFMRYDILEYFSIYGTALSIWVSLMALAEFDEPKRSTFIMFGVLTIAVRIYHDRWGYGVYSGPIGTAVLVITVKWLQKMKEKKGLYPDKSVYTQQIGPGFCFGALALMLRFFFEEWDYTYVHSFYHCALAMAFVLLLPKENKKAGSTGTPARLDCSTLCCCV; translated from the exons ATGGGTTCGCTGGTGGCCAAGCTCCTTCTGCCCACCATCAGTACCTTGGTCTTCCTCCCCACCATCAGCATCGCGGCTAAGCGGCGTTTCCACATGGAAGCCATGGTTTACTTCTTCACCATGTTCTTCGTGGCG attTACCATGCATGTGATGGCCCTGGTTTATCAGTGCTGTGCTTCATGCGCTATGATATCCTGGAGTACTTCAGCATCTACGGAACAGCCCTGTCCATCTGGGTGTCCCTGATGG ccctggcagagtTTGACGAGCCAAAGAGATCAACCTTCATCATGTTCGGCGTCCTCACCATCGCTGTGAGGATCTACCATGACCGCTGGGGCTACGGCGTCTACTCGGGACCCATCGGGACAGCTGTCCTGGTGATAACGGTGAAATGG ctacaaaagatgaaagagaagaaagggcTCTATCCTGACAAGAGTGTCTACACCCAGCAGATCGGTCCTGGCTTCTGTTTCGGGGCGTTAGCGCTGATGCTGAGGTTCTTCTTTGAG GAGTGGGACTACACCTACGTGCACAGCTTCTACCACTGCGCCTTGGCCATGgcctttgtgctgctgctgcccaaggaGAACAAGAAGGCCGGGAGCACCGGGACCCCTGCAAGGCTCGACTGCTCCACGCTCTGCTGCTGCGTCTGA